A region of the Pseudoprevotella muciniphila genome:
CGTCAAAAGCATTTCAAAATCGTATGGCGTACCGGGGCTCCGACTCGGATTTCTTGCCTCTGCCGACACCGACCTCATTCAAAGGATGAAAAAAGATGTCGCGATATGGAACATCAATTCCTTTGCAGAATTCTACATGCAGATCTTTGGAAAATACACCATGGACTATGATGCTGCATGCAGGAAATTCATCTCAGAACGCTGCCGTTTCAGAGAAAGGTTGGAAAAAGTGCCATTCATCAGAGTTCTGCCTTCTCAAGCAAATTATTTTCTCATAGAAATAACGGAGAAATATACTTCAACCCAACTGACACAAATCCTGCTCGAAAAATATGACATCCTGGTGAAGGACGGCAAGTCGAAAAAGTCACTACAGAACAGAAATTTTATAAGAATAGCCATCAGAGACAGTAAAGACAATGACAAACTTGTTGATGCCTTGATGGAGTTATAAGCGTTGAACAATCTTGTAATTATGGAAACAAAAATTTCAATTATAAATCATAGCGATATTTTGGAACTAAAAATCTCGCCTTTGAGATGTTTGCAATGGGTAGAAGAGTCTTTCAGAAGGAAATACGAATCTCAAATACCTCCCAAAATAAGTTTACATCCAAGAGAGTGGGATTTCTTTAATACAATGCCATGTCTTTTGCCTAACGATATTGATAGGTTTTCTGTTAAAGTCGTAAACAGGATAGAGGGCGAAATACCGTCTTTAAAAAGTCAAATTCTGCTTTACGAGTGCAGCACAGGAAATTTATTGGCAGTTCTGGAGAGTTCTTGGATTACTACCATGCGTACGGGAGCGGTCGCTGCTTTAAGTAGTAGATTGTTTGAAAAATCAGATGCAAGTGTTTATGGGTTTGTTGGTCTTGGAAACACAGCAAGAGCAACAGCGTTGTGCTTGTTGTCTGAAAAAGATTCAAAAACTGTAACATTCAAATTATTAAAATATAAAGACCAGGCGGAGAGTTTTATAGAAAGATTTTCAGAATATAGCAATATTAACTTTGAAATTGTAGATAGTGCAGAGGAAGTTGTGGCCACGAGTGATGTTGTTTTTTCTTCAATTACTTCTGCAAATGGCCTGTTGTGTCCGAATGATGCTTATTTCAAGCCAGGCGTTCTGATAGTTCCAATTCATACCAGGGGATTTCAAAATTGTGATTTGTTTTTTGACAAAATTTATGCAGATGACGAAGGACACGTAAAAGGATTTAAGTATTTTTCAAAATTTCTGAATTTCAATGAGTTGAGTAGAGTTCTATTGGGAGAAGCCAAAGGAAGAGAAAATGACGAAGAAAGGATTTTATCATACAATATAGGGTTAGGGATGCATGATGGTTGGTTTGCAACGCATATTTATGACATGATTGGGAAGCAAGCCCCAACCTTCAAAATGGAAAAAATAGAGAATAAATTCTGGATATAGGCTTGAGTTTATAAACTCAAATCGTGTGTAAAAAAGACGGAGTGTCCCACTCGTTTCTCTTCAGGAGGTAATTGCATATAGTCTCCAAAGAGGTCTTTCAGATAGGTGTCATTATCATTGGGACACATAAGAGATATCCCTTCAAACTCTATCTCTTTCAAGGGGAAAATGGTTTCCTTTAGGTGCATATTACCGAACCAGCTGCAAGAAGGGATAAATCCGTATTTATCGCCTTTCCCGAAAAATTTGTAAGATAGATTCCAGCATAGTTTGAAGTATAGTTTGCGGAAGCCGAAGTAGAAGAATTCGGCTGTGCTGCGCATGGAGTAGTCATGCTTTCTGTTGAGAATAAAATATGCCTTGTTGTATTCCCTGGCAAACTTCCTGATGCGTTTAGGTGAGATGGCAGGATAGTCTGTCGTGGGAAAGATGTCAACAAAGAGCCCTTTGTGGTATGGTTGCTGAAAATCATAGTCGGGTTCTACGATGAAAGAATTGTTGTCGCGCACCTTGACGTAGGTAATGTTGTACGTGGGATCAGTTTCTTTGTTCTGAACAAAAAGATGGTTGGGCAGTTCTTTTTTTGCCGCTTCTACAAACCGGGGGATGTCTTCCAGAGGTATGCAGATGTCCACGTCGTCGTCCCAGGGAATGAAGCCGCCGTGACGCACAGCACCTAACAGTGTTCCGCTGTCTAACCAGTAAGGAATGTCGTTGTTCCGGCAAACCTGATCGATGGCTTTAAGTATTTCCAATTCTTTCAGTTGTGCAGCGCGAAGGTGGTTTTTGTTATGTTGTTTTAGTGCTGTATTCATTGGGGGAAATTTAGATTTCTGTTTTTAGCAAAACTCTTATCTCAAATCTTCCGGATAAGTAATTTTTCTGTTGCGTTCTTCGCCTTCCACGAGTGCTATTTCTACGTCGGGTCTGTAGCGGAAGACAACGGTGCAGTCGTCGGTGGCTTTGAAGTTGTGGTCGGACAGGGCGCGTTGATAGGCGTCGTTGATGATATCGTAGGTGAAGCCTTGTGGTGTTTGCACGCGGCGCAGGGTGCTGCGGTCGGGTGCTGCGGTCATTTTTGTGCCGTCAGCCACTATGATAGTATCGGGCGTGGGGATGGTCACATTTACCGCGTCGTGTGTCTGAAGAGCATGGCAAACATCGTTGATGATGTGTTGGGAAACGAAAGGACGTGCAGCATCGTGAAAAAGAACTTTTATGTTACACCATTTTTCTCCGGTTTCATCGCAGATTTTCTCGCAAAACCGTATGCCGTTTACCGAAGAGTCATAGCGCTCCTTTCCCCCTGCTACTATGCCTGCCACTTTCTGCCATAGTGGATTTTTATTAATAATGGCTTGTGTATCGTCTATGAAGTCGGGATGCGAAACAATGCAAATCTTGTCGATGAAACCGTTGTTTTCGAAAGCATCAATACTGTGTTCGAGAATGGTTCTGCCTTCTATCTCCAGAAACTGCTTCGGACGTTCTCCGCCCACGCGTTTCCCGCTTCCGCCAGCCAGAATGATTGCTATGTACATATCGGTTTCGTTTTCCTTGATTTGAAGAATCTAACAACTCATGATAACGATAATTTGGGCGATGATAACGCGCAGGAACATGGCGAGGGGATACACCGTGGCGTATGCTATGCTTGCCTTGTCGCCCTTTGTCGTATCGTTCACATAACTCAGTGCTATAGGGTTTGCCATCGCACCGCAGAGCATACCTGCCGTTGTGGCATAGTTGCGCTTTGAGAAACGAACGCCCACGAATGCAAATATCCATATCGGCACGAAGGTGATGAGGAGTGCTATAAGCACCCAGAACAGAGCCTGTGGTTGCATTACAACGCTGAGGAAATCGCGTCCGGCATCGAGCCCGAGGCAACCGAGATACATCGACAGCCCCAGTGAGCGCAGAATGAGGTTGGCGCTCGAGGTGGTGTATGTTACCATGTGGATACGCGGTCCGAAAGCACCTATCAGGATGCCCATGACGATGGGACCGCCGGCGAGTCCGAGTCTTACGGGATAACTCATGCCGGGGAAGAGTGGCACACAACCAAGCAACAGACCCAGAACGATACCGATGAAGATAGCCACCATATTGGGCTCATCGAGGGTTTTAACCGTATTGCCCAATTCTGCCGAAACGCGCTTGATGGCATCTTTCTGACCCACTACGGTCAGGCGGTCGCCAACACGAAGAATCAGTCCCGGCCGTGCCACCAGTTGTATGTCGCCGCGCTTCACACGGCTCACGTTCACACCATAGCGTGTGCGAAGGTTGAGCGAAGAGAGTTTCTTGCCGTTGATGTTGGGTTTGGTAATCAAGATGCGCTCAGAGATGAGGTGGCTGTCGATGGCATTCCAGTCGATATCGTTTTTGTTCCAGTCGGTAGTGTCTCTTTTGCCAAAGAAGACGGTGAGGCTCTTGAGTTCGTTCTCTTGTGTAATGAGGAGCAATCGATCGCCTTCCTGGAGCACGGTGTCATTCTGCGGCAGAAGCACCTTGCCTTCACGCCACAGACGCGTCACGGTGAAGAGGTTGTTGTCCATTTGTGCCACTTCGGCTATTGTCAGACCGAAGATGGCTGGATTGAGCACTTCGAAAGAGGCAATGAACGCCTCGTCTTCTGCATCGTTCTTCGTCTGTTCCGGTTCGATTCTTTTGAGTGGGCGCTGTGCAAGCATCAGTGCGAAAATCACGCCTATCAACCCCAGAGGATAGGTCACAGCGCAAGCCAGTGCCGCAGTGGAGGCATCGGCATTCAGTCCGAGGTGTTTCAGTGCCTGCTGCGCCGCACCGAGGGCGGGTGTGTTTGTCGTAGCACCGCAGAGGATGCCCATCATCTCGCTCAGGCTGAAATGCCCGGTCCAGAAGAAGGTCATTGCCATGAGTGTGCCCACAGCCACCACACCGAATGAAAGCATGTTCAACTGAGTGCCACCCTTACGGAAAGCGGAGAAAAAGCCTGGTCCCACTTGCAAGCCGAGCGCATATACGAAAATGACCAAGCCGAAACTCTCGGCATAGTCGAGCATGTTAGGATCTATGAGGGGTTTGTCGGGTACAAAATAATTACCCAAGGCGCCTGCGAGGATTCCGATGAAAAAGACGTATGTAACCCCAAGGCTGATGCCGCGTAAGCGCAGTTTGGCAAGCAAGAGTCCAATGGCACAAATCAGGCAGATGATGATGACTGCCTGAATGGCTGAGTGCGATAACAAGGTTTGGCTGAACCAATCCATATATCTTATGATATTACTATAGCGTGTGCAAAGTTAATGTATATTTCTGAACACTTACTTCTGTTGAGGAATATTTTCGCTCAAGTCTTTGTAAACCGTTTGCAGATAGGCGCGTATGCGCTGCATGCGATTCTCTTGTGTGGCAGACGTGTTGAGCAAGACGCGTTTGGCACTTGTGTCGTAAACCGTGGTGCCATCAGGCGCAACACAGCCTATGCCGCTCGCCCATGTGAAGAATGCACAGGGTTGGTACTTCTCGCTCATGATGTTGCGGCTGAAGCGGAAATCTTCATGTGGTAAGCGCAGTTGGCTGAGCAGTGTGGCAGCCATGTCGCTCTGGTTGCAAATCTTGTCGATGACAGTATGACCCTTTACAGCACCACCAATCCACAGCATAGGAATGCGATGTTTTTCTGGCATGTCTTCTGTCATGCCGGACGGATACAGAATGCCATGGTCGGGGAGGATGACAACGACGGTGTTCTGCCATTGCGGAGTCTGCCGGAAGCGGTCTATAAATTTCCCTATGCAGTCGTCGAGGTATGCCATGCCGTTTGCCATCTTGTCGTCAGGAATGCGGTCGTACGGCACACCCCACGGCTCGTGGCTTGCCAGCGTCAGCATACTGATGTGCCAGGGTAAGGTTTGTGGTTGGCGAACAATGTGCTGATAGAGCGTATCGAATACTATATTGTCGGTAACGCCCCAAGCATGTGTGCGGCGCACAGAAAGTGGAAAGTCTTCTTCACCCATCGTGTGCTGATAACCTGTCTGGAGCAGGTAGCCCTTCATGTTGGTGAAGTTGATGTCGCCGCCATAGACGAAGTCCGTATTGTAGCCTGCGTCGCGCAATGTTTTAGCAATGCCGGGGAGCACATTCACTTTCGACTGTACACGCATCACGCTCACTGTGGGTGCTCCGGCATGTCCGCTCAAAGTGCTTACCATACCGCGGTCGGTGCGGTAGGAGTTGGCATAGCAATTAGTGAACCACACACCTTCTTGTGACAGACGGTCTATGTTAGGGGTTACACCTGCCTTCCCACCGAGAGAATCAACGAACTGTGCGCCCATACCCTCCATCAGGATGATGAGCACATTGGGGCGGTCGGTATTCAGAAGGTTGGCTGCGGTAGTGGTGTCTGAAGAATTGAATCCCATTCCATCGAAGATTTTTGCACGCTCGCCTTCTTCAAAGAATTGGAAATGCTTGGAAAAATTTTCACTCTTGCTGATGCTTGAGATAAGGCTGAACACAGGATTCACGGCAGCGTGGTTGCTCTTCGTGTCGTTGCAGTAATATGCCATGCCCACATTGGCGGTGCTGCGCCCCACACCTCCACGGATACCAAGGAATATCAAACCGCCGACAAGGATGAGAACAACGGTATCTGCCACACGGTGTTTCGACACCCTGACGGGTATGCTGATGGGTATGCTCCAAATGAGCAGCGATACAACCAAGAACATCATCCATAGCGCTATGCCCATGAGAATGGTGCCTGGCGTCACGCTGTTCGTAATACCTTCCGGCTGGCCCAGGTAGTTGAAGATGGTGGCATCTATTTTGAAAAGCCAGTAAGGGTAGAGCATTGTGTCGCCAACGATGATGGCAGAAGTGAGCAGGGCTATGATGACGAGATAAACGAAGAGTATCCATTTCCGCAAACGCGGATAACTCTTGCCAATCCATACCGTTATAAGCAGGAAGAGCCAGATGGGGAGCAGGATGTAGCCTGTTGTTGCCACATCGAGCCAAAAACCATGTAGCCATGCCTCACTGCCCTTGCGGAGTGCTTCGTGCCAGTCTAAGCCGAGTCCCTGCCACGCAAAGAGTAATTTGCCTATATAGAAAACCACGAGAGTGGTCAGAAAAAAGGCGGCAAGCATCATCAGTCGGGAGACGGAAACTTTCTTTACAACTGAAAGCATCCTTAAGAACCATTCTTTGATGGGAACAGATTTCATAATAACATCTAACCTTTTAGTGCTTTTAGAGTTGCTGCATGTCGTTGAGCCGCTTGTAATAGCCATCCTTGGCAATGAGTGCTTCATGGGTGCCCCGTTCCACGATGCGACCCTCATGGAGTACGCAAATCTCGTTGGCATTCTTGATGGTAGAGAGACGGTGGGCAATGGCTATCGTGGTGCGTGTTTTCATGAGGTGGTTCAGGGCGTCCTGAACGAGACGTTCGCTTTCTGTGTCGAGGGCACTCGTGGCTTCGTCGAGGATGAGTATGTCGGGATTCTTCAGTATGGCGCGCGCTATGCTTATGCGTTGCCGCTGTCCACCGGAAAGGCGGCATCCGCGGTCGCCAACGTTTGTGTTGTAGCCGTCTTCGCTCTCCATGATGAAGTCGTGGGCATTAGCCACCTTTGCCGCCTCAACAACTTGTTCCATCGTGGCATTTTCCACACCGAATGTGATGTTGTTGTAGAAAGAGTCGTTGAAGAGGATGGCTTCTTGGTTCACATTGCCGATGATGCTCCGCAGACTCGCTATTTTCAAGCCTTTCACATTCTTGCCATCAACAAGTATCTCGCCCGAAACAACGTCGTGGTAGCGCGGCAGGAGGTCAACGAGTGTAGATTTTCCGCTACCCGACTGTCCCACGAGGGCAATGGTCTCGCCACGCTTCACGGTCAGATTCACATCGCTCAGGACAGGAGTCTTGCCATTGTACGAGAAACTCACATTGCGAAATTCTATCTTGTCGTGCAAACCGTCAATATCCTCTGCTTCGGGCACCTCTTTGATGGGATTTTCAGTGTATAGAATCTTGTTGACGCGTTCCATGCTCGCCATACCTTTAGGTATGTTGTACGAGGCGCGTGAGAAGTCTTTCAGCGGTTGGATGATGCTGTAGAGGATGACCATATAGAAAATGAATGTAGGTGCATCGATGATTTTCGAACCGCTGAATATCAGTGTGCCGCCGTACCAAAGGACTATGACGATGAGCACTGTGCCCAGAAACTCGCTTACGGGATGCGCTGAAACCTGGCGTATCTGTACGCGGCTCATTTGTCGGCGATAGTCGTCGGTAACGTCATTGAAACGGTCTTCCATCTTCTTCTCGGCTGTGAATGCCTTGATGATGCGCATGCCGCCAAGCGTTTCTTCAAGTTGCGACATGGTTTCACTCCATTTTGTCTGCGCCTTGAGCGACTTCTTCTTGAGTTTTCGCCCTATGGCACCCATCGCCCACACCATCAGTGGCAGGACCAGAATGGTAAACAGCGTGAGTTGCCAACTTGTATAGACAAGCACACCGAGGTAGCAAACGATGAGAATGGGGTTCTTGATGAGCATCTCCAGCGATCCCGTGATGCTGTTTTCTATTTCTCCCACGTCGCCGCTCATTCGCGCTATGATGTCGCCTTTCCGTTCTTCGGAAAAGAAAGCGAGGGGCAGAGCGAGAATCTTGCGGTAGATTTCATTGCGAATGTCGCGCACGATACCCGTCCGCATGGGGACGATAATGGCAGCAGAGGCAAAGTAACTGCCTGTCTTGAGAAGAGTGGCTGTAATGAGAAAAAGACCGATGAGCAAAAGGGTTGTTCCTGCACCGTAAATAGCCATGAGTTGCTGAGTGTAGTAGTAGAGGTTGTTGATGGCTATGTCCTTGATGCTGCCGGTGCTGTCCCAGGGAATGAAGTTATAGTGCATGTTGTCCATGTTGAACAGCAACTGGAGCATGGGAATGAGCGACATGAACGAAAAGACATTCAGTATGGCAGAAAGCAGATTGAAGAACAGCGACCCTATGAGATATCGCTTGTATGGCGCCACAAAGCGCGACATGAGTTTGAAAAATTCCTTCACTATATAGGTATTTACGAGGAGGCCGGCATTTTCTTTCAAATCATCTTTGAGTGGCTGGCATCCTGATGTTTCTTATTTTCTGCCGAAGTCAGCGGGAATTTCCCCCCAGAGTTCGGTTTTCCATTTCACGATGGGTGTGTTGATGGTGTTGTAGGCAAGCCAATGTTCTGCACGCTCTATGAGTTGGAACAATTTGTCTGTACGACTGTTGCGTTGCAGGGTGGTCTTACATTTCCTGTTTTTCACCCATAGCATGGCATTGCGGCTGTCGCTGTAGATGGTCTTGTCGCTCTGTTGCTGTTTAAGCAGTGCCAAACCATGCACTATGGCAAGAAACTCACCGACGTTGTTTGTTCCGAAAACAGGACCGTAGTGGAATATCTCCTCTCCTGTGGCAAGGTCCACACCGCGATATTCCATTTTCCCGGGATTGCCCGAACAGGCGGCATCCACAGCGATGGCGCTCGCCGATACCTCTGGCGGAAGCGGGAGAACAGTGTCGTGGTGGTAATCGGGTGGATTGTCGGGCAGGGCAGTCGTTGACGTTCGTTTAGTTCCTTTCCTGCCATTGTATGTAGGTGGTGGCTCCTTGAAGGCGGTTTGTGCCGCGCTCTCACTTTCGAACGACTTGTATTTGGCACCGGCGAAGCCTGCAACTTGCTGTTTGCAAGTGTCCCAGTCGGTGTATATGCCGGGTTCGTGTCCCACCCACACCACATAGTATTTCTGCTTCGCTTTTTTCATAAAACCACTTTATTCCTCCTTGGTGTTGTTGCCGTCTTGTTTGTTGGGTAATGGCTGGCTGTTGCGCTCCCAGAAGATGCCGTCGGCAAGTCCTTGGATGCGTTTGTCGCTTTCTGCCATAATCAAGCGCTTTTCTGCCATAAAGCAGTAGTCCTCACTGATTTCCACACCACAAAAATGCCTGCCAAGTTTTTTGGCAACCACACTTGTCGTACCGCTTCCCAACAGGGGGTCGAACACCATGTCGCCGGGGTTGGACGAGGCGAGAATGAGTTTTGCTATGAGTTTTTCAGGCTTTTGAGTGGGGTGCTCCGTGTTTTCGGGCATCGACCAGAATGGCACACAGAGGTCGTCCCAGAAATTCGACGGATAGGTGTCGCGGAATTTTCCTTCATCCGTTTCATTCCAGTCTTTTGGCAGTCCGTCTTTGCGATAGGGTGCCAGCACCTTGCGTTTCATCTTCACGTCTGCTACGTTGAAGGTGTAATGACGCTTGTCTTTCACACCGAACCAAATGTCCTCCAGCGCATTCTTCCAGTTTCGCATGGCACCGCGCCCTTTCTCGCGCTGCCACGTTATGCGGTTGAGCAAGTGCAGTTCTTCTTCCATGGCGGCTTGCAATATGCCGGCAGAGCGCCAGTCGCCGCAAATGTAGAGCGACCCGTGGGGCTTGAGTTTACGACATACGGCAGGAAACCACGATTGCAGGTAGAAGGCGTAGTCTTCGTGCGACAGTGCATCGAACTTCATGCTGCCGAAATCCTTCGACAGGTTGTAGGGTGGGTCGATGATGACTAAATCGGCGAATTCATCGGGAAGTTTCTGCAAGGTGTCGAGCAAGTTGCCGTGTATGGTGCGGTCTGTGAAGTTGCTGCCTGAAATGTCTTTCGGAAGGAGCAGGCGCTGCCGCAGCAAAGGCTTTTCGGCTTCACTGACCTGAAGTGTTCGGTTTCTCGATGCTCTTGCCATGCTGATAAAGAAACAACACTTTACATACGTTCGGGCATCTCAATGCCAAGCAATCCCATTCCCAGTTTCACAACCTTTGCCACTTGTGCCGACAACACCAGGCGGAATGCACGCTTGTTCTGGTCGGTTTCCTTGAGAATGGTGAAGTCGTGGTAGAACTGGTTATACTCCTTCACGAGTTCGTAGCAGTAGTTGGCTATACCGCTCGGACTGAACGTATTGCCCGCATCTCTCACCACAGTTGCAAAGTCGCTCACATGCTGGATGATTTCTTCTTCTTTCAGGGATATTTCTGTATCAGCGGGAAGCGTTGCAGGCACGTCGATGCCCTGCGCTACCGCCTTGCGAAGTATACTGCGGATACGCGCGTAGGTGTATTGAATGAATGGTCCTGTGTTGCCGTTGAAGTCGATGCTCTCTTCTGGGTTGAAAAGCATGTTCTTGCGGGGGTCAACTTTCAGCAGGAAGTATTTCAGGGCGCCCATGCCGACAATGCGCGACACTTCTTGTTTTTCTGCTTCGTCCATGTCGTCGAACTTTCCCGCAGCGTCCACTGTGGCGCGCGCTTCAGCAATCATGCCTGCAATCAAGTCGTCGGCATCAACCACCGTGCCTTCCCGGCTCTTCATCTTGCCGTTGGGCAGTTCCACCATACCATAGGAGAAATGCATGAGGTCCTTGCCCCACTTGAAACCAAGGCGGTCGAGCAGGATGGAAAGCACCTGGAAATGGTAGTTCTGCTCATTACCTACCACATAAATCATCCGGTCGATAGGGAAGTCTTCATAGCGCATCTTGGCGGTGCCGATGTCCTGGGTCATGTAAACACTCGTGCCGTCTGCACGAAGCAGAAGTTTTTCGTCCAGACCGTCGCCGCTGAGGTCTGCCCAGACTGAGCCGTCTTCTTTGCGGAAGAAGAGCCCCTCTTCCAAACCGCGCTCCACGAGCGACTTGCCCTGAAGATAGGTATCGCTTTCATAATAGATTTTATCGAACGACACACCTAATGCCTTATAAGTCTCATCAAAACCGGCATAAACCCATGCGTTCATCTTTTGCCACAAATCCCTGACTTCTTTGTCGCCTTGTTCCCACTTCAGAAGCATTGCGCGAGCCTCCTGCATTAAAGGTGATTCTTTTTCAGCCCGTGCTTTTGCACTTTCGGCATCCATGCCTTCTGCTGTGAATTTTTCAGTGAGTTCAGCCACTTCTGCACGATAGTGCTTGTCGAAAGCCACATAATAGTCGCCAATAAGGTGATCTCCCTTCTTGCCGCTCGTGTCGGGTGTCTCTCCGTTGCCGTATTTCAGCCAGGCCAGCATAGATTTGCAGATGTGGATGCCGCGGTCGTTGACGATGTTGGTCTTTACCACTTTGTTGCCACAGGCCTCTGCTATTTGCGACACAGCCCAGCCCAGCAAGTTGTTTCTCACATGCCCAAGATGAAGTGGTTTGTTAGTGTTGGGAGAACTGTATTCTATCATTACCAAAGGAGCATCACTGCCAGCGGCAGTAATACCATACTTCGCGTCAGCAGCAATGTCGTTGAGCAAGGAAATCCATGCAGATGGAGAGATAACAAGGTTCAAAAAGCCTTTCACCACGTTAAAATCTGCCACCAAGCCCGTTTGTTCCTTCAGATAGTTGCCTATGTCTGTGCCCGTTTCCTCCGGCTTCTTGCGTGATAAGCGGAGGAAGGGGAATACTACGATGGTCAGATGACCCGTAAACTGGCGTTGGGTCTTCTGAAGTTGGATTTGATCAGTTGTAACTTCTGCCCCATAGAGTGTTTTGAG
Encoded here:
- the argS gene encoding arginine--tRNA ligase, whose translation is MNISTELRRSTQAALKTLYGAEVTTDQIQLQKTQRQFTGHLTIVVFPFLRLSRKKPEETGTDIGNYLKEQTGLVADFNVVKGFLNLVISPSAWISLLNDIAADAKYGITAAGSDAPLVMIEYSSPNTNKPLHLGHVRNNLLGWAVSQIAEACGNKVVKTNIVNDRGIHICKSMLAWLKYGNGETPDTSGKKGDHLIGDYYVAFDKHYRAEVAELTEKFTAEGMDAESAKARAEKESPLMQEARAMLLKWEQGDKEVRDLWQKMNAWVYAGFDETYKALGVSFDKIYYESDTYLQGKSLVERGLEEGLFFRKEDGSVWADLSGDGLDEKLLLRADGTSVYMTQDIGTAKMRYEDFPIDRMIYVVGNEQNYHFQVLSILLDRLGFKWGKDLMHFSYGMVELPNGKMKSREGTVVDADDLIAGMIAEARATVDAAGKFDDMDEAEKQEVSRIVGMGALKYFLLKVDPRKNMLFNPEESIDFNGNTGPFIQYTYARIRSILRKAVAQGIDVPATLPADTEISLKEEEIIQHVSDFATVVRDAGNTFSPSGIANYCYELVKEYNQFYHDFTILKETDQNKRAFRLVLSAQVAKVVKLGMGLLGIEMPERM